A single window of Zea mays cultivar B73 chromosome 10, Zm-B73-REFERENCE-NAM-5.0, whole genome shotgun sequence DNA harbors:
- the LOC103641723 gene encoding glyceraldehyde-3-phosphate dehydrogenase A, chloroplastic, whose product LVSILCSVSTATSMLSATMVPLQQGGGLSEFSGLLRSSASLPMRWNATSDEFMSAVSFRNHAIGTSGGRLRRAPTEAKLKVAMNGFGRIGRNLMRCWHGRDNDSPLDVIAINDTGDVKQASYLLKYDSMLGIFDADVEPVGDNAISVDGKVIKVVSDRNPSNLPWGELSVDLFIEGTGVFVDHESAGKHIQAGAKKVLITAPDKGNIPTYVVGVNADQYNPDEPIISNASCTTNCRVPFVKVLDQKFGIIKGTMTTTHFYTCDQRLLDASHRDLRRARAAALNIVPTSTSAAKAVALVLPNLKGKLNGIALWVPTPNVSVLDLVVQVSRKTLAEEVNQAFRDAAANELQGILEVCDVPLVSVDFRCSDFSSTIDASLTMVMGDDMVKVISWYDKEWGYSQRVVDLDDICANQWK is encoded by the exons CTTGTCTCGATCCTCTGCTCCGTGTCCACGGCGACGTCCATGCTCTCTGCCACCATGGTGCCACTCCAGCAG GGGGGCGGTCTGTCCGAGTTCTCCGGTCTCCTTAGGAGCTCCGCGTCGCTGCCGATGCGCTGGAATGCCACCTCCGACGAATTCATGTCCGCCGTCTCCTTCAGGAACCACGCG ATCGGCACCAGCGGCGGCAGGTTGAGGCGGGCGCCGACAGAGGCAAAGCTCAAGGTGGCCATGAACGGGTTCGGTCGCATCGGGCGTAACTTGATGCGGTGCTGGCATGGGCGCGACAACGACTCGCCCCTCGACGTCATCGCCATCAACGACACCGGGGACGTCAAGCAGGCGTCGTACCTGCTCAAGTACGACTCCATGCTCGGCATCTTCGATGCCGATGTCGAGCCCGTCGGCGACAACGCCATCTCCGTGGACGGCAAGGTCATCAAGGTCGTGTCCGACCGCAACCCGAGCAAcctgccgtggggcgagctcagCGTCGACCTCTTCATCGAGGGCACCGGCGTCTTCGTCGACCACGAGAGCGCAGGGAAGCACATCCAGGCGGGCGCCAAGAAGGTGCTCATCACGGCGCCCGACAAGGGCAACATCCCCACCTACGTCGTCGGCGTCAATGCCGACCAGTACAACCCGGACGAGCCCATCATCAGCAACGCCTCCTGCACGACCAACTGCCGCGTGCCATTCGTCAAGGTCCTCGACCAAAAGTTCG GCATCATCAAGGGCACCATGACCACCACCCACTTCTACACCTGCGACCAGAGGCTGCTGGACGCGAGCCACCGCGACCtgcgccgcgcccgcgccgccgcgctcAACATCGTTCCCACGTCCACCAGCGCCGCCAAGGCTGTCGCGTTGGTGCTCCCCAACCTCAAGGGCAAGCTCAACGGGATCGCGCTGTGGGTGCCCACCCCAAACGTCTCCGTCCTCGACCTCGTCGTGCAGGTCTCCAGGAAGACGCTCGCCGAGGAGGTGAACCAGGCGTTCCGCGACGCCGCGGCTAACGAGCTGCAGGGCATCCTCGAGGTCTGCGATGTGCCGCTCGTGTCCGTCGACTTCAGGTGCTCCGACTTCTCCTCCACCATCGACGCCTCCCTCACTATGGTCATGGGAGATGACATGGTCAAGGTCATCTCCTGGTACGACAAAGAGTGGGGATACTCACAAAGGGTCGTCGACCTCGATGACATTTGCGCCAACCAGTGGAAGTGA